A window of the Henckelia pumila isolate YLH828 chromosome 3, ASM3356847v2, whole genome shotgun sequence genome harbors these coding sequences:
- the LOC140893165 gene encoding uncharacterized protein — MSAFNAFKANVPVAWSPNLYVTLVRGIPGTRRLHRRTLEALRLTKCNRTVMRWNTPTVRGMLQQVKRLVVIETEEMYNARKQKQVNHQALRPPLVVNHIQNQMPVTSPST, encoded by the exons ATGAGTGCTTTCAACGCATTCAAAGCTAATGTCCCAGTCGCGTGGAGCCCTAATCTGTACGTAACACTGGTGAGGGGCATTCCGGGTACGAGGAGGCTCCACCGCCGCACGTTAGAAGCCTTGCGCCTTACCAAATGCAACCGTACCGTCATGAGATGGAATACGCCTACTGTCCGGGGTATGCTTCAACAG GTGAAAAGGTTGGTTGTGATCGAGACAGAGGAAATGTACAATGCTCGGAAGCAGAAGCAAGTGAATCATCAAGCTCTGCGTCCGCCTTTGGTTGTGAATCATATTCAGAATCAGATGCCGGTTACAAGCCCTTCAACTTAA
- the LOC140891512 gene encoding uncharacterized protein, with the protein MANLPPTLNLKAPPFEATGSSSAVNKDRKMQSAEQLVLDLCNPDLRENALLELSKKRELFQDLAPLLWNSFGTVASLLQEIVSIYPVLSPPNLTPAQSNRVCNALALLQCVASHPDTRMLFLNAHIPLYLYPFLNTTSKSRPFEYLRLTSLGVIGALVKVDETEVISFLLSTEIIPLCLRTMEMGSELSKTVATFIVQKILLDDVGLEYICTTAERFYAVGRVLGNMVTVLAEQPSSRLLKHIIRCYLRLSDNPRACDALRSCLPDMLRDATFSSCLREDPTTRRWLQQLMINVQGPRVPMQTAGGFDHMM; encoded by the exons ATGGCAAACCTACCTCCCACGCTCAACTTGAAAGCCCCGCCGTTCGAAGCCACCGGAAGCTCCTCCGCAGTCAACAAGGACCGCAAAATGCAATCCGCCGAGCAGTTGGTTCTCGATCTTTGCAATCCCGATCTCCGGGAAAACGCACTCCTCGAGCTCTCCAAG AAAAGAGAACTATTTCAAGATTTGGCACCGTTGCTGTGGAATTCCTTCGGTACAGTTGCTTCTCTTTTGCAG GAAATAGTCTCAATTTATCCGGTCTTATCACCACCAAACCTGACTCCTGCACAGTCGAACAGAGTTTGCAATGCACTTGCTCTTCTTCAG tGTGTGGCGTCACACCCAGATACAAGAATGCTATTCCTTAATG CTCACATTCCTCTGTACTTGTACCCTTTCCTTAATACAACCAGCAAATCAAGGCCCTTTGAGTACTTGAGGCTTACAAGTCTAGGTGTCATCGGTGCTTTGGTAAAG GTTGATGAGACAGAAGTTATCAGTTTCCTTCTCTCTACCGAGATCATACCCTTGTGTTTGCGCACAATGGAGATGGGAAGTGAATTATCCAAAACA GTAGCAACATTTATTGTGCAGAAGATTCTATTGGATGATGTTGGCTTAGAATATATATGTACCACAGCAGAGCGGTTCTATGCTGTAGGTCGTGTACTGGGCAACATGGTTACAGTGCTTGCTGAACAGCCTTCTTCCCGCCTTTTAAAGCACATTATCAGGTGCTACCTTCGGTTGTCGGATAATCCAAG AGCGTGTGATGCCCTGAGAAGCTGTCTACCCGACATGCTTAGAGATGCGACATTTAGTAGCTGCCTTCGT GAAGATCCAACCACACGGAGGTGGTTACAACAATTGATGATAAATGTGCAAGGGCCTCGGGTCCCAATGCAAACTGCAGGTGGATTCGATCATATGATGTAA
- the LOC140891040 gene encoding small ubiquitin-related modifier 2 isoform X2: MGFHISIVDGNELFFRIKRNTQLKKLMNAYCERQSVDINSIAFLFDGRRIRAEQTPDELEMEDGDEIDAMLHQTGGARA, translated from the exons ATGGGTTTTCACATCAGTATCGTG GATGGAAATGAACTTTTTTTCAGGATTAAGAGAAACACTCAACTCAAGAAACTCATGAACGCTTATTGTGAGAGACAATCAGTGGATATAAACTCTATTGCATTTCTATTTGATGGTCGCCGAATCCGTGCAGAACAGACCCCTGATGAG TTGGAAATGGAAGACGGTGATGAGATAGATGCTATGCTGCACCAGACTGGAGGTGCTCGTGCATAA
- the LOC140890625 gene encoding GDP-L-galactose phosphorylase 2-like: MMLRIKRVPTVVSNYQKEEMEDGGRHAGGCGRNCLRSCCLPGAKLPLYAFKKTNKVDTGKALFGSEKKEPPVEFLDSLLLGEWEERMQRGLFRYDVTACETKVIPGDYGFIAQLNEGRHLKKRPTEFRVDKVLQPFDESKFNFTKVGQEEVLFQFEASENDEVQFFPNAPFDIDNSPSVVAINVSPIEYGHVLLIPRILECLPQRIDRESFLLALYMAVEAGNPYFRVGYNSLGAFATINHLHFQAYYLATPFPIERAPCKKITTTKDGVKISDILDYPVRGLVFEGGNSLEDLSNAVSDACICLQENNIPHNVLIADSGKRIFLFPQCYAEKQALGEVSSELLDTQVNPAVWEISGHMVLKRKKDYDEASNENAWRLLAEVSLSEERIQEVKELIFEAICCYLDDTVVQTTADEEPADAPQTHDGDTLLGSHLALVPV, translated from the exons ATGATGCTAAGGATTAAGAGGGTTCCTACTGTTGTCTCCAACTACCAAAAGGAAGAGATGGAGGATGGCGGTCGCCATGCCGGCGGCTGTGGCCGCAATTGTCTCAGAAGCTGCTGCCTTCCAG GGGCAAAGCTGCCGTTGTATGCTTTCAAGAAGACGAACAAGGTGGACACTGGAAAGGCCTTGTTCGGCTCTGAGAAGAAAGAGCCTCCAGTTGAATTCTTGGACTCCCTTCTTCTTGGGGAG TGGGAGGAGCGTATGCAGAGAGGTCTCTTTCGCTATGATGTCACTGCTTGCGAAACTAAG GTGATTCCTGGTGATTATGGATTCATTGCCCAGCTGAATGAGGGCAGGCACCTCAAGAAGAGGCCGACGGAGTTTCGTGTGGATAAGGTCTTGCAGCCTTTTGATGAAAGCAAGTTCAATTTTACCAAGGTTGGCCAAGAAGAAGTGCTCTTCCAGTTTGAGGCCAGTGAGAATGATGAAGTCCAGTTCTTTCCAAATGCACCGTTCGATATCGATAACTCGCCTAGTGTTGTTGCCATTAAT GTTAGCCCGATTGAATATGGCCATGTACTGCTTATCCCTCGGATTCTGGAATGCTTGCCTCAGAGGATTGACCGGGAGAGCTTCTTGCTTGCACTTTACATGGCTGTGGAAGCTGGAAACCCTTACTTCCGTGTGGGCTACAATAGCTTAGGTGCATTTGCAACCATTAATCATCTCCATTTTCAGGCCTACTATTTGGCCACGCCTTTTCCTATCGAAAGGGCTCCTTGTAAGAAGATTACCACCACAAAGGATGGAGTGAAAATCTCAGATATCCTCGATTATCCGGTACGAGGTCTTGTGTTCGAGGGTGGGAATAGCTTAGAAGATTTATCAAATGCGGTGTCAGATGCTTGCATTTGCTTGCAAGAGAACAACATTCCTCACAATGTACTTATAGCTGATTCCGGGAAGCGAATCTTCCTCTTTCCACAG TGCTATGCTGAGAAACAAGCACTGGGAGAAGTGAGTTCGGAGCTACTCGACACTCAAGTGAATCCAGCAGTTTGGGAGATAAGTGGACATATGGTGCTGAAAAGGAAGAAGGATTATGATGAGGCATCCAATGAAAATGCTTGGAGACTCTTGGCTGAGGTCTCTCTCTCTGAAGAGAGAATCCAAGAAGTGAAGGAGCTTATATTTGAAGCCATTTGCTGCTATCTTGACGACACCGTCGTTCAGACCACCGCCGATGAAGAGCCAGCGGACGCCCCTCAAACTCATGATGGAGATACCCTTTTAGGCTCCCACCTTGCTTTGGTGCCCGTGTAG
- the LOC140891040 gene encoding small ubiquitin-related modifier 1 isoform X1, producing MSTLGQEDDKKPGDSSVHINLKVKGQDGNELFFRIKRNTQLKKLMNAYCERQSVDINSIAFLFDGRRIRAEQTPDELEMEDGDEIDAMLHQTGGARA from the exons ATGTCGACTCTCGGTCAAGAAGACGACAAAAAGCCTGGCGATTCATCGGTTCATATCAATCTCAAAGTCAAGGGCCAG GATGGAAATGAACTTTTTTTCAGGATTAAGAGAAACACTCAACTCAAGAAACTCATGAACGCTTATTGTGAGAGACAATCAGTGGATATAAACTCTATTGCATTTCTATTTGATGGTCGCCGAATCCGTGCAGAACAGACCCCTGATGAG TTGGAAATGGAAGACGGTGATGAGATAGATGCTATGCTGCACCAGACTGGAGGTGCTCGTGCATAA